Below is a genomic region from Rosa chinensis cultivar Old Blush chromosome 5, RchiOBHm-V2, whole genome shotgun sequence.
GTACTCTTCCCAACCTATTtgtaggggggggggggggggggggttaatGAGGCAACTATATACTCCTTGATGTAGTCTTTTCTTGATAATGAATGAATCTTTctttcgattaaaaaaaaaaaaaaaaaaacttagagaGCAAACCGACAAAAATAGTTGGGATTAATCCTACAGAAAATAAAGGTTTAATAGTCAATTTGCTACCCTAGGTTTTAGCTCAGTGTCAATCTGCTACCAATAAGTTTTATTTAAGCCAATTTGCTACCCTATATTTTCACaattagccaatttgctacCCCAAGTATTATTTTTGCCAATGCTACCTTATGTTTTCAAAATCGTCCAATTTACTACCCTTTCATCATATTAATTCGTTCATTCCTCCATCCAAACATTGATTAACTTTGAAAATCTAGGATATCAAATgactaattttgaaaatttaataaaGCAATTTCGTTAATCTTGAAAGCCTAGAATAGCAAATTGGCAAATTTTGAAAACCTAGTATAACAAATTgactgaaaaaataataataattatggCATGTTTACTTAACTGGAATGGAAAAAATCAAGAATCGGAGACAAATGAAATGAGAAAAGGAAGGAATCTGGAAGAGAATATTTCATTTCTATTACGCTGTTTACTTACCTTATGGAATCAAAATAGGATTGCAAGTGATTACGATTGATATTGTTTACTAATGTTCATGAATCGGAATTAAAACCGAAAAATTCTAAGTACTTCGACAACTCTCATGGGGCTCCGGTTGAATTGAGAATTTTTAATGAAACTAGAAAACCTTGACTTAAAGAAGAAGACTAGAGAAGAGAGGAGAACGATGGGTCACTAACCAAAAGAAGTCGAGTTGTTTTTTTACCACAGGAGATTCATCGTTGTTGTTTTCTGATGCTTACAGAGGTATAtatatttctagggttattgGTAATTTGTGGTTATTTAAAATACGTAAGGATATTTTGGGTAAAAAAATGTATTTATGAGGCTTTTATTCCTAAACCCATACCCCTCTTTGGTTATCAAGTTCTGAGTGATTTTGGAATCGATTTCTGACAATGAGGTGGAACTCACACTCATTTCAATTTCTTTGTATGTTAGTAAATGTATGAAAACTCATACACCGAAatcatttctttgttttccATTTCTATTCCAGATAAGTAAACGTATCACTATAATAGTAAACTGACACTAATGTGAAATTTAAGACAGCAAATTAACAGTTATACCGAAAATAAATAACAATACTAGAGTATTGTTTTGGAAAGCCCAAGAGAAGAATCTTTTATATAAATGAAGCCCAAGCCCATGGGCAAGGAAAACCCTAGAGCCTACCCTGGCGGCAATTCCATTATATAAGGCCCTTTAAACCTTCATTCATTCGCCTCTTACTCTTTGCTTCCGCGCTCCCTCTCTAAACCCaagtcaaaaaccctagccttcctttctctctctctctcactcgtCTTCAATGGAGTTCTGGGGTAAGCCTCTCTCTTTACCTCCCTCTTCTTGTTCTTCGTATATCGTTTCTCTCGTGGATTTATACGCACATCTCATTTGTTGCGAATACCGATAGTTTCATTTCTGAGATTTTGAGGTTTGTGACGTTTTGGAATACTGAGAGTTTGTTTAGATATGTGGGGGGTTAAACCCTTTTTGTATTGTGTCTGTATGCTGTTGTGCTGTTCTCGCTTGCTGTTGTTTTAGATTGGGTTATTCTATGCGCTTTTTTATATTATGGCTCTGCATTATGTTGGGATATTTTGGGTGTGCTCttattgaagttgatggtttAAGGTTAGAGTTTAGGGCCTTTGCCCTGTTCATGAATCGGGTTGTCCTTATGAAATGTTTTGCAGACTGGGTAATGCAATTTTGATGTTTGCTGTCAGTTTATGTTGTCGGTTTGTGTGAGTAGTATGCAATTTTTGAGTGCTTTCAGTTTTTCTGTGATAAAACAAGTTTGGGCATATGCTTTAGGGTTCCTGACTTGGTGGTTCTTCAAAGTTCCTCCATATATGCTATATTTTCAATTCTTTGGAATTTGACAAATGATGTGAACTACTGTTGATTCTCCAACGGACAATTTCTATCATTTTGGGCTGTCTGGAATCAGTGATTTTATTTTAACTGACCATCTGTTtgcaacttttttattttaatttttttttgaagtatcaTTTTACCATTTTGCTGTATTCCTGTGAGGTCTGTTTATAGTTGTCTTTCCTTAACTCCAGGTGTTGAAGTGAAGGCTGGAGAGCCCCTGAGTGTGGTGCCAGACCAAGGCAATGTGGTGCATTTGTCACAGGTTTGTTTTATTGTCTTCATTGTGCTTTTAAATTTTGAGTCTACATTGAATGCTTTGTTGTCAAGGTGGTTATAAGTTGCTTGTTCTGTAGGCTTGTCTAGGCGAGTCAAAGAAGGCAGCTGACAGCGTTGTTATCTATGGAAAGACTGCAGAGAAGAAGCTTGTGTTGGGACATCTCATTCCTGGCCAAATCCCTCAGTTGTCATTTGATTTGGTCTTTGATGACGAGTTTGAGCTATCCCACAACTGGAAAAGTGGTAGTGTCCATTTTGCTGGTTATCAATCCGTAATGGGAGATGAATATCCTTCCACTATATTTCTGTACTTTTCAGTAATTGATGGgtctttttattaatttatttgacTATGTTGAATAAAACTGGATTCTTTTGAAAATATGGTTTAGGCTTAGGCCTTCATCATTTGCAGCCATAAGGTCCATATGGCAAGTTTGAGTTTGTTATACTTCAATGTTATTTCAAGTTATAGTTTTGGACTTGAGCATCAACAAAGAATGTGTCTTCTGAATTTAAGTTTTGTCATAATTTTTCTCATGGTTTTGTACATTTTACTTTTGATCAAcgagttttttcttttcttttcatttttgaacATATTACCTGACTCACTACATTCTATTGTTAGTATTTCTTTGGTATTCATGTTGgttaaaatatatttgatgacTGCTTCTTTGATTTTGAAATGCCTTTGAAATTTTCACATATTTCCCATAGCATGAAAGGAAGTATGGAATATTGCTGCATTTGGAATATTATGCTGTTCTGTATTAACCATTGGTTTCCTTGACCGAATGCTGTCCTTGCTGCCACGGAATCGGATGATGGTGAGTAAAACTAATGTGTTTTGATTGCTTCTATTTGTTTCTTGAATGTATTATTTATTATTCTTTCTCCTTGTTGTAGAGTTTGAATCAGAGTCATCAGAAGAGGAACTCCCAATGATTGCTGCAGAGAATGGTAAATGCTGCATTTTATACCAAAAGTTTAAGCAAGATGGTGTTTTGCATTTTTGTATCAACATTTAATTTATATGTTACTTATTGTAATATTGTTCAGGAAAAGTTGAAAATGCAAAACCAGCTATAGCCAAGAGCAATGCTGTCAAACCTGAATCTTCTGGAAAGCAAAAGGTTAAGATTGAAGAACCAatcaaagttgaggctgatgAAGATGATTCCGCTTCTGACATGGATGACTCAGATGACTTATTGGATGAAGATGACTCATCAGtatgtctaaaaaaaaaaagttatttcaACCTTTTACTGCTGCATTGAATCCTTGTTTACTTATTGCTGTGTTTAGAATTTCATTATCATATCTTTTTATATGTAAATGCTTGGTTGCTTGTTTTTAAATGTCCTAAAGATTGTCATTTGTCATTTGCTTTACTTCTgtaggaggatgatgatgatgaaagtGAGGATGATTCtgatgaggaagatgaagagACACCTACTCCTAAGAAGGTATTTGTTTTCTTGAAATGGTCTTATTGAGTTCTCTTCTCTGGATTTATATGATGGTTTGGTACATTCTCTTTGTGTGGTTTTACCatttgtatattgattttgttatttttttgtcttcatacTTGAAGCCTGAATCTAAAAAAAGAGCCCAGGTCTCTGGATCAGTCAAAACTCCAGTTTCTGCTAAGAAGGCGAAGATAGTCGCCAGTACTCCTCAGAAGActggtactctctctctctctctctctcttgttagTTTTATGAATTGAGAAATAGTTTAATTTAGAAGCGTCACTTTTGTTGTTACACGTTGTCTGATGTAATGTAATAGTTCGGTTTATTGTGCTTGGTTTTGTTCCCTTCTGTTGATGCCAAACTGTCTTTTATAGACTTCGTCTGATCAGTTCTATTATTTATTTCATATAGATGGTAAGAAGGGTGGCCACACAGATACTCCACACCCTGCAAAGAAGGGAAAGACTCCTGCTACCGATAAATCCAAGACACAAACTCCAAAGTCTGCTGGTGGCAATTTCTCCTGCGGTTCCTGCAGCAAGTCATTTGGTTCAGATGGTGCTCTTCAGTCTCACAACAAGGCTAAGCATAGTGCTGGAAAGTAGAATGGAAATGTGGCTGAAGCGCAGCTTGTTTTTGATATATAGTAATTTTGGAATCGAGAGTACAGGTTGAAGGGTTTTGACATATTGCCCTCGGGATTTATTTATCGCCTTGTTTTGTTCGACATTTAACTGGATGGTTTAGTGTGCTACTTTGGATTGTTTCTCTTAATTATTAATTAGGCGTTATATTTAaatccctatttctttttatcatTATTCTACTTTTAATTGGTATTTTAAGTCAACTTGGGTGTCTAGTTTGACTCCACTTTGGCCTCTTTGCAAAGATTACATGCTTATTTTCTGTGTTCGTTTTGAAATTGTTGTCATGGTTTAGTGATCTGATGGACTCGTGCCGTGCATCGGTTTGAGGTGATCAAACCCGTAGAAGTAAACCAAGTGGACAACGTTGATACTAGAATGAAACATAATGTTTTGTATGTCACCGTGGAATAGTTGGAGCTAAGAATATGGCGATGGTGGACCTTTGATACTCGATCATGGTAACCTTCTAGTAGTAGAGATCTGTTTTAAAGAAATTAACAATGCCATCTGAGCCCTGCGTTACTGAAACTTTGGACGACAAATCAATTTTACTATGTTTGCATTTGCATTTTCCTTCAGCCAACAGCTAATGAGTTTATAAATGACCAATTGGCCCACAGACAGATTCATTCGCAGAGAGCAAAGCATACCTCAATGTGAAACCCCAATACAACTTGAAGATGTCAAATGTTAAACTAGAATACACATCATAAAGACAATCACAATAATTTGACGCAAAatggaaaacaaaattgaattgATAACTAGAGTACCTAATGAAGTACATCACCTAGTTTTCGATCATACCCCAGTGTTGTGAAGTACCTTACACTGTTTGGCGAAAGCGCGTTGCTGTATAGATGGAACAGAACAATTTTGTTTCAAATCCAATTGATTATATTATTAGCTCAAACGATCGCAATCAAATCAAATTTATCTACCCTAAACATGTTTAGAAGACGGGGATGAAACCATCAATTTGGGCAATCTTTGAGGCAAGGGATTAAAGTTGCTTTTTGCCAATCATTTCATGGAGGTCAACTCGGTACATGTGGTTATAAGCGCGACTCCTTCACAAGATTCTTCTGATTCATGTGGCAGCTCAACGTGACTTTGGACATTCAAGAACGAGAAAGTCGCTAATAAGAAGCTACTAATGGGTTTTGCTTGTAGAGAAATTCTTATGCGTGCTACGTGGGTCCTATGTAAAAATCTGTCTTGGTTGTAAGCCTATTTTAATTCCCCAAAAGACATGGGAAAGTTTCTACAGAGAGGGTCCTCTTTCTCTctagaaattttctcaaatcaaccatcattttgagagtctcaCCATCACCTCCgtttccaccaccaccactacttTTACGTCCATCTCCACTCCATCCACCTAGCCCTTTTCTTGACTAGATCTGcgcttttccttcatttttctcctctttctcttccctCTATTTCCTTCAAGTTCTCCATCTACCCATCACTTGCTGTTGCCATCATGGCTCTCACTCTCACCAACCCCATCACCTCTTCACTCCATCATCACAACCCAAATCCTATCTCACATcagtttttcatcaaatttttagCGCATATTTTCCTCCTTTGTTATTGTTCTTGTTTGACAGGTTTGTGTTAACTTAATGAGCAAACCAAGATTgtttcacaaaatgcataaacacaaccaaatgatcaatacaatatgagctagaatacaacaagaggagatgcatcacctgcttcatgcacaacaaccattccttcaaaagcagtagcagcaacaCAGCTATTCAACACAAATAATCCGAGCTCCAAAACTTCAAGCAACCACACTCAAGAAATCTTTTACTCAACTATGTGTTTAACTCCTCTCTATGGGGCAGGACTGAATGTTTTGTTAGGGACTTCAAGCACCTATACATACAAGCTAGATAGGTCTTCCCCTAAAAGAATCCTTGATTCTAGCCAATGAGTTATTTGACAGATGCTATAATTTAtcatatcaactaattaaatatttatctttatcaaaatggattcctaaccatatgagtgacataccaaagctcattaggtgtctaggtagataattcatatatttcctatttattgtaataagcttaatcaatttgttatttatttaatgtagataatattaggtccaaataatattttacaatttCCCCCTTGGACCAATATTGTCTACAGAACAActgaaccaaaactcattccagAAAATAGCCAAAGTGTGCACTGAAATATATGGTTTCTCAAGATCCATTCAGTTCTGTCAAGAATGCAGCAGCTAAAATAGAATTTGGAAATAAACATGCTTATGTAAACATATTTGTTCCAAATCACCAATAATAACTTCTGCATCTCACATGAACTACAAAACTGATATGATGAAATCAAGTGGTAAAGTATGTCATTCTGCAGTAAACACTTGATTATAGTCCAACTAaaaattttgaatatcaaaatcATATTGCAAACATTATTTACTTAAGCACCAGTGGATTGCATGTTTGCCTCTTACTGAATATATGCATATTTCCATCCACCTGATAatcaacaaaactaaaataGCAGCAatcaaatattttcaaaataagaTCAAGCTGTGAAACAATATATCTGGAAATACCTCAAGCTTTATTCATTTGACCAAAATATGAATACATATTGTTTCTGACATGAACTGCaaactgaaataaaattgaaactttcaaaCTAAGAAACTGAAAACATAATCTTTATGACTTTTGCTCTTCCTGAACTCAGGAATCTAAACTAGAGAGAATTCCCATGTCTTCAACATGCTTCTTGAAAACTGAAACTGGTAATGCCTTGGTAAA
It encodes:
- the LOC112167192 gene encoding histone deacetylase HDT1 → MEFWGVEVKAGEPLSVVPDQGNVVHLSQACLGESKKAADSVVIYGKTAEKKLVLGHLIPGQIPQLSFDLVFDDEFELSHNWKSGSVHFAGYQSVMGDEESDDEFESESSEEELPMIAAENGKVENAKPAIAKSNAVKPESSGKQKVKIEEPIKVEADEDDSASDMDDSDDLLDEDDSSEDDDDESEDDSDEEDEETPTPKKPESKKRAQVSGSVKTPVSAKKAKIVASTPQKTDGKKGGHTDTPHPAKKGKTPATDKSKTQTPKSAGGNFSCGSCSKSFGSDGALQSHNKAKHSAGK